In Topomyia yanbarensis strain Yona2022 chromosome 2, ASM3024719v1, whole genome shotgun sequence, one DNA window encodes the following:
- the LOC131681970 gene encoding protein sly1 homolog, which yields MLTLKDRQINAIKQMLNLNQPQTKALAAEPVWKLLIYDRIGQDIISPLIAIRELRELGVTLHIQLHSDRDSIPDVPAIYFCAPTEENLGRIAQDFQNGLYDVYHLNFISPISRQRLEDLAAAALQAGCVANIHKVYDQYVNFITLEDDMFVLKHQNSDLLSYYAINRANTQDFEMEGIMDSIVDSLFSVFVTLGNVPIIRCPKNSAAEMVARKLEKKLRENLWDARNNLFHMDATQTGTFSFQRPLLILMDRNVDMATPLHHTWTYQALAHDVLELSLNRVIVEEDSEKASSTGAKSKMKACDLDSRDKFWSSHKGSPFPMVAEAIQEELEQYRSSEDEIKKLKSTMGIDGETDVAFSMVNDNTAKLTSAVNSLPQLMEKKRLIDMHTKIATAVLNFIKARRLDSFFELEEKIMSKQALDRALADVLKDPEFGTLEDKMRLFIIYYICSNVVDAEYQKLEQVLRECGCDLTPMPYVRRWKSIMKSTVTNPNQYEGSGTKTVSMFSKLVTQGSSFVMEGVKNLVVKRHNLPVTKIAEQLMECRAGGEVDEYLYLDPKLLKGGDVLPKNRAPFQDAVVFMVGGGNYIEYQNLVDFIKSKQTATGNRRIIYGASTLTNAKQFLKQLSLLGQEIGGGA from the exons ATGTTGACTTTAAAAGATAGGCAAATTA ATGCAATCAAGCAAATGCTTAACTTGAACCAGCCACAAACAAAAGCCCTAGCCGCGGAACCTGTATGGAAACTTTTGATCTATGACCGTATTGGGCAggatattatttcgccgttgaTCGCCATCCGGGAGCTACGTGAACTGGGAGTTACATTGCATAT tcaGTTGCACTCGGACCGTGATTCGATTCCGGACGTCCCGGCAATCTATTTCTGCGCCCCGACGGAAGAGAACTTGGGTCGCATAGCACAAGATTTTCAAAATGGACTGTACGATGTGTACCACTTGAATTTTATTTCACCGATTTCTAGGCAACGGTTGGAGGATTTGGCTGCTGCAGCCCTGCAGGCAGGATGTGTAGCTAATATACATAAGGTTTACGATCAGTACGTAAATTTTATAACGCTGGAGGACGATATGTTTGTGTTAAAGCATCAGAACAGTGATTTACTGTCGTACTACG CTATCAATCGAGCAAACACGCAAGACTTTGAAATGGAAGGAATTATGGATAGTATCGTGGATAGTCTTTTTTCGGTGTTCGTAACACTGGGGAATGTTCCCATCATTCGTTGTCCGAAGAACTCCGccgccgaaatggtggctcgtAAGTTGGAGAAGAAATTGCGTGAGAATTTGTGGGATGCGCGGAACAATCTGTTTCACATGGATGCGACCCAGACTGGGACGTTTAGTTTCCAACGTCCACTGCTGATTTTGATGGATCGGAATGTGGATATGGCGACCCCACTTCATCACACGTGGACGTATCAAGCTCTTGCTCATGACGTTTTGGAATTGTCCCTTAATCGGGTAATTGTGGAGGAAGATAGTGAAAAAGCTTCATCCACAGGTGCAAAATCGAAAATGAAGGCCTGTGATTTAGATTCGAGAGACAAATTTTGGAGTTCACACAAAGGCAGTCCATTTCCGATGGTAGCCGAGGCGATCCAGGAAGAGTTGGAGCAGTATCGATCATCGGAAGATGAGATCAAAAAGCTAAAATCAACGATGGGCATTGATGGCGAAACGGATGTGGCCTTTTCGATGGTCAACGACAATACGGCCAAGCTGACCAGTGCAGTGAACTCGCTGCCCCAGCTGATGGAAAAGAAACGACTAATTGATATGCACACGAAGATTGCGACGGCTGTTCTAAACTTTATCAAAGCTCGCCGATTGGATTCCTTTTTTGAGTTGGAggaaaaaattatgtccaaaCAGGCGCTCGATCGGGCGTTGGCAGATGTTCTAAAAGATCCAGAATTTGGAACTTTGGAAGATAAGATGCGGCTGTTTATCATCTACTATATTTGCAGCAACGTGGTCGATGCCGAGTACCAGAAGCTGGAGCAGGTGCTGAGGGAGTGTGGCTGCGATCTAACTCCGATGCCGTACGTGCGAAGGTGGAA GAGTATAATGAAAAGCACAGTTACAAATCCCAACCAGTACGAAGGAAGTGGCACTAAAACTGTATCCATGTTTTCGAAGCTGGTAACGCAAGGCTCGTCTTTTGTGATGGAAGGCGTCAAGAATCTAGTTGTTAAAAGACAC AACCTACCGGTCACAAAAATAGCCGAGCAGCTGATGGAATGCCGAGCTGGTGGGGAAGTAGACGAGTACCTGTACTTGGATCCCAAGCTGCTAAAGGGAGGCGACGTATTGCCGAAAAATCGTGCCCCATTCCAAGACGCCGTCGTTTTTATGGTAGGCGGCGGAAATTACATCGAGTATCAGAATTTGGTGGATTTTATCAAATCGAAGCAAACTGCAACCGGTAATCGACGGATTATTTACGGAGCTTCAACACTGACCAATGCGAAACAGTTTTTGAAGCAGCTATCTCTGCTGGGTCAAGAAATAGGAGGTGGGGCGTAA